From a single Haemorhous mexicanus isolate bHaeMex1 chromosome 29, bHaeMex1.pri, whole genome shotgun sequence genomic region:
- the LOC132339442 gene encoding acidic leucine-rich nuclear phosphoprotein 32 family member B isoform X1, whose product MEMEKRLTLELRNKKPSEVKELVLDNCRSEDGKVAGLSSDFENLEFLSMININLLSVSNLPKLNKLRKLELSDNRISGGLEVLAEKTPNLTHLNLSGNKIKDINTLEPLKKLPNLHSLDLFNCEVTMLINYRESVFALLPQLTYLDGFDADEQEAPDSDPEADGDALEDDYENGEEGEEEEDDEEEDDLDEEVIDDEEDEDDDLEGEEEEDGVDDEEEDEEEDGEEDEEDEAEDDHPCGQKRKRSLEDEGEEDAEDEEDDEDD is encoded by the exons ATGGAGATGGAGAAGCGCTTGACGCTGGAGCTGCGCAACAAGAAGCCGAGCGAG gtGAAGGAGCTGGTCCTGGACAACTGTCGCTCAGAGGATGGCAAGGTGGCCGGCCTCTCCTCAGACTTTGAGAACCTGGAGTTCCTCAGCATGATCAACATCAACCTGCTGTCCGTGTCCAACCTCCCCAAACTCAACAAGCTCCGGAAG ctggagctgagtGATAATAGGATTTCTGGTGGCCTTGAAGTTCTAGCAGAGAAAACTCCCAACCTGACACACTTGAACCTAAGTGGCAACAAGATCAAAGACATCAATACCCTGGAGCCCTTG AAAAAGTTGCCAAACCTCCACAGTCTGGACCTGTTCAACTGTGAGGTGACGATGCTCATCAACTACCGGGAGAGCGTCTTcgccctcctgccccagctcacctACCTGGATGGCTTTGATGCTGACGAGCAGGAAGCCCCTGACTCAGACCCTGAAGCAGATGGGGATGCACTGGAAGATGATTATGAGAATGGGGAag aaggtgaggaagaggaggatgatgaggaggaagaCGATTTGGATGAAGAAGTCATCGATGATGAGGAAGATGAAGACGATGATCTGGAAggtgaagaggaggaggatggagtaGATGATGAG gaggaagatgaggaggaggatggtgaggaggatgaagaagatgaagctGAAGATG ACCACCCGTGTGGGCAGAAGAGAAAACGAAGTCTAGAGGATGAAGGAGAGGAAGATGCAGAGGATGaagaggatgatgaggatgacTGA
- the LOC132339442 gene encoding acidic leucine-rich nuclear phosphoprotein 32 family member B isoform X2: MEMEKRLTLELRNKKPSEVKELVLDNCRSEDGKVAGLSSDFENLEFLSMININLLSVSNLPKLNKLRKLELSDNRISGGLEVLAEKTPNLTHLNLSGNKIKDINTLEPLKKLPNLHSLDLFNCEVTMLINYRESVFALLPQLTYLDGFDADEQEAPDSDPEADGDALEDDYENGEGEEEEDDEEEDDLDEEVIDDEEDEDDDLEGEEEEDGVDDEEEDEEEDGEEDEEDEAEDDHPCGQKRKRSLEDEGEEDAEDEEDDEDD, encoded by the exons ATGGAGATGGAGAAGCGCTTGACGCTGGAGCTGCGCAACAAGAAGCCGAGCGAG gtGAAGGAGCTGGTCCTGGACAACTGTCGCTCAGAGGATGGCAAGGTGGCCGGCCTCTCCTCAGACTTTGAGAACCTGGAGTTCCTCAGCATGATCAACATCAACCTGCTGTCCGTGTCCAACCTCCCCAAACTCAACAAGCTCCGGAAG ctggagctgagtGATAATAGGATTTCTGGTGGCCTTGAAGTTCTAGCAGAGAAAACTCCCAACCTGACACACTTGAACCTAAGTGGCAACAAGATCAAAGACATCAATACCCTGGAGCCCTTG AAAAAGTTGCCAAACCTCCACAGTCTGGACCTGTTCAACTGTGAGGTGACGATGCTCATCAACTACCGGGAGAGCGTCTTcgccctcctgccccagctcacctACCTGGATGGCTTTGATGCTGACGAGCAGGAAGCCCCTGACTCAGACCCTGAAGCAGATGGGGATGCACTGGAAGATGATTATGAGAATGGGGAag gtgaggaagaggaggatgatgaggaggaagaCGATTTGGATGAAGAAGTCATCGATGATGAGGAAGATGAAGACGATGATCTGGAAggtgaagaggaggaggatggagtaGATGATGAG gaggaagatgaggaggaggatggtgaggaggatgaagaagatgaagctGAAGATG ACCACCCGTGTGGGCAGAAGAGAAAACGAAGTCTAGAGGATGAAGGAGAGGAAGATGCAGAGGATGaagaggatgatgaggatgacTGA